TCTTTAGTTTGTCCAAATAAGATGACATATATCTCTTTCTGAAAATTAGAATAATTAATTTTAACAttatcattttacccttaataacaTAATTTGTTGGGACCCACTTAATATAAATGATTATTCTTTTATAGGAAAATAgggaaataaaaaatgaaaagacatttatatcatcataccCACGCATTTAGAAGGATAATTTTGATATTTTGCACACATTTGACTTACATGTACAAAAATCttgtttaattttatttaatttagtGCACAACAAATAACTTCACATAAAATAAATCGGAGAAAACACTCAATTTTCGGTGACGAGAGATGTGAAGTGGGTAGTTGTGGCCTTTTTCTTTTCTCCCTCTTTATCTTCCAAAATGTATAGAATGGATAGGCAGTAAATAGTGAGAGagactttttttgttttttgttttggaatttaAATCCCGCAGTAATTTATAAAATGGTGTGAAGTTGCAACTTGCTACTAGATTACAAAATGTTATTTCTGCCTTATCTTTTTCACGGAAGTTCATGGTAGGTGAAAAtacaaggaaaagaaagaaacttATTTTGTATTCCAAAGGGAAATTCTTGAAGTTATTTTGTGTTCAAAGGAATTGAATTTAATTAAGCAGGAATAAGGAAAGTCAAGAAGGAGTTTAGTTACATGTGGAAGCATGGAACTCTTTGTCTTGCAATTTCTTGCATTTTTCGTTGGCAATTCGAACCCTTTCTTGAACACTAATTAAAAAATTGTCGAccctatttttaaaagctaaaTTTTGATTAGTCAGTAGTCGTTCATAACTGTCCTTGTTTATGGTACTAGATTCTAGATATTATACTTTGGTCAAATTATATACGAATTCTTAGTCGTTATTCTGCTGATGTGTTACTAGTGGTAGTTACGGattggggaaaaaaaaaagggggggggggggggggggggggcatgtaGTTCTTTATTGTAGAAGGAAAAATGGTCAAATTTTGTCTACGTCTTATTAGGTTTTTGGTCTGATATGACTATCGCCTTTAGTAAAAAGTCTAGTTTTCACCCTTGACCCCTAGCTAAGCTAAGATTGCGGTAATTTCAAATCATAATCAACAGTTAAAAGGTaaaattggttttttttttctacCAAAATTTCGATACGTACCCATTTCGCGTTGGAGTTTCATATGAGATGATTTGCTAACGATCGACAAGAATATGAATTGACCAAAAGTATAATTGCAGATAAAATTGAGTAATTCTGGATTATACATAAACAAATTCGGAGCAAATTCGATCTTATAAATAAAAACATAGATACAAAAAATTTCGCCTAATGTTCTTCTATTCTATATCTCATACTTTAAATTCTACAATATTTCTTTCCCGGACTTGGATTTCTATTGAATTTATAATATATTAGTGATGAATTCTATCATACACTACTAATAATGATATAATAGgattatatataatttttttaaggACAATGAATACACAGAGCTAGCGGAAGGAGgaggtgtattttttttttccttcctctCTTCTGAAAATGACATACCTTGGATCGAATTTTAAATCATGCAGCAAAATGATGCATGTAAAATTGCAACGACTAGATTGCAAGACTTTTTTCTCTGTCTAATCATTTTCCATGAAAGTTCATGGTGAAaatacaaaaggaaaagaaagaaagttatTATTTCcaatattcaaaagaaaaaattattgAAAATATAGCTTCAAACAAAAACGCAGAATAAGATGACACCTTTCTTGCATTTCCTATGGCAATTCAAACCCTTTCTTATAACTAATTAAATAATTGTTGACCCTTTTTTAAAAGCTAAATTTTGATAGTCCGTAGTCAATGTCGTTCCTAACTGTCCTTGTTAATGGGACTAGATTATAGATTATACTTTAGTCAAATAATATACGACTTCTTAGTTGCTTTTCTGCTAGTAAGTTGTAGTTATTATTATTGGTAGTTAGTGattgagaagagaaaaaaaaaaaaaaaaaaaaggggagtagTTCTCTATTGGTAGGAGGAAAAAAATGGTTAAATTATCAGAAATAATTGAGCAACCTTGTTGTCCCATAAGTTTTCGATCTAATATTATCATGATTGCCGTTAGAAAAATGTTTCGCTTTTGACCTTATCCCATAATGAAATTGAAACCTAAAGTAGTTTGAAACAATACTTAAAATTTGAGAgataaatttgaatttttttttcgcCAACAATTTGGCAGGTGGAATCCACCCATTTCGTATTGAAACTCTGCACATGAGATAGTTTGCTAATGACAAGGATATAAATTATCAAAATTGAGCAATTTTAACATATAGACAAATTTGAATATTTTCCCTTGATAGAATACAGAAAGAAATTAGATGTACTTTTAAACACTTCGTATacaaatataattattttttatatgtaATTTATATGTAACTTCTTCAGTCATCCAATTaagatttttatttagtatttttattTATTCAAACAATTGTAATATAATAAGATTACAAGGACAGTGAATTCACAGGTAGGAGAAGGGTGAGTTCTGTTTTTTTCCTCTGTTTGAAAACGACATTTCTTGGAAATTTAAATCCTGCACCAAAATGATGCACGTAAAGTTGCACCAACTAGGATTGCAAAATGTTTTTCTATGTTTAAACATTTTCCATGAACTTCATGCTGAAAATACAAGCTGGAAAAggcaaaaaacatttttttttcataatgcAATGGCCTTAATCCTCTTCCACCATAATACTAGAAAAATTTCTGACAATTTCACAGTCCATATTGGTCTCAAGAGACAAGAATGAATAATTGACAAGAATTGGTGATATGCTCAAGAGCAACAATTCTATCTGTCTTTCACCACTTTGTTTCTTCTGCTATTAGACTTTTCAAAGTTCTAATGATATTTTTCTTCTTGTTTCTTCGCCAAAAATTTGGGGTAATTTCATGGATAGTTATTTAACTTTTATTTTATCATGTAAAGTCGTTAAATTGTTTTTTTGTAACAAAAAAGTTCGCTCAAGCTCTAGATATCATAAATGTTACTAAATTATTTTTCGTAAAAATAAAAATCAGTCTTCTTTGCCTATGTTTACAGGAAAACGACCCCTTTATATTTCCTCCGAACAACTATATATGATatttaggggtgttcatggttcgattTGACTCGATTTTTTGTTAAAACCAAACTAAATCAAATtaattaagtcaatttttttttaatgttcaaaccaaaccaaaccaaaccaaaccaaaccattatagtataaattctatcggtttcgGTTTTTGCAGTTTTTTCGGATTTTAAGAATGTATTAATACAAAGAACCTTTGAATTAAATGGTAACTAAATACGGCTTTGACGTGATCCATTCAAATCTAAAAATCTTCTTTATTAATtcattaattttattttggtaTAGGCCTATGGCTATGGGTATAGGAATTATAGAAACATAACATCTATTTTTTATAATTCTAGTTACCTCCCTATATATAGCCTTTTGATATTACGCAGTCCTCTGAAATTTTTGTTATCTAGAGCCTAGACTCATCGTGTTTATGAAGCATTGAGAAGAAAACACAAAAGTTAAAACgaaaaatgataaatagaaagacaaagtcatctaccaaatctttttaaattccaattgtCATTTTCTTCCCTTTAATTTGTTACGGATAAAATTCTAGTTTATTAGTAGTAATTCAGATGACATGTAAAAGAGGGAACCGTAAAACTGGATAaggggaaaaaaattattttacctttagcatatttttattttattttaccttaAACTTAAATGGGCTACACTTTTTTTTCTAATTATTTGAATTGATATTGGACTTGATCTAAGCTAAAATTTtgaagaagatatatatatatatatatatatatatatatatatatctatctatcggtttggttcgggttttttttatttaacaccAAACCAAAGCAAATGTTATCggtttcttaaaatttaaaaccaaatcaagtcaaaccaaaccggTTTTCAGTTTATTaagtcggtttgactcggtttaatGATTCAGATCGATTTTTCGGTCTCATTTGAACACCCCTAATGATAtttatataaagttgactaactATTTAGTTACAAAATACTCACTCCAGATAAAAAAGAATGTTCATTTAGCCTTTTTTCTTAAGTCAAAAAGAGTTATATTACACATTGAACActcttaatatatatactatataaatTCGAACACCTTTGACAAAATTTCTAGTTCCGTCACTGCTTATACATGTGATATATGAatgaaaagtattttttaaattaattggtcaaacacaaactgctctTGATAATTGTTATAATTTTTTGGAGAGAGATGCCAATGTAGAAAATATGAATGAAAAGTGTTTATATTAATTTTATTAATCATAAACCTTTATATAGGCATATAAATTGGGTGGTAGACTCCTTCTACAGTAAAAGTATTATAACTAAAAAATTCAATATTTTACTAAATCAACTATAGATTTTTTCTACAATTAAACAACTAATTATTCTAGAAAATTATACCAGTAACAGATGCAAAATCCAACATTAATAATTTGTCTTTCTGAAAATTGTAGTTGTGCATCAATGAGAAAAAAATATCCCTGCTCTATCATTATGGAGTAACCATTCTGTAGACTTAGAAATCATAAATAGTGTCAGACAGACGATATAAAGAGCAACAATCAGTTACATCCGTTATatttgatatttcctttatttcGTGGATGGGGAAAGTGCTATGGACTATTATAAAAGTAACACTATTTAATCTCAAAATATATGATAAGTACGAAAAGCATTATCTTGTTCCAGGAAAATATCCAGAATCTGTGGTGGGAATGTGTCAGTAAATTATTCTACTAGTGTCGCACTAAAAtcatctttatttatttatttatttatttatttttcttttggtaGTTATGTCACATATGGAGCATGCTGGAGTATATGAAATCAATTGACATGTACGTTTAGACCCCGATAGTTTAGTCACAACACGTTATGATATGGGACAAAATAATTCTTTGTTTTGACTTTAATTAACAACCCATTTTACGGCATCGTCtattaattactccctccgttttaattaACATTAACATGGCACCATTCGATTTTTTAGAATcaaataaatttttcttttcccttaattttttgatatatttttcaaatattttgacttgttaattattgtgacttataatacttttcacGCAGTTTTTTAAATATgtgaattttatttcaaaatttttaaatgttCCATGTCTGAATTTACGATCAAAATTATAAAATAATTGGCTCTCAGAAATTCGAATGTTGCCATATAAATTGGGAGAGATTGAATAATTGTTTGTGTTCTTTTCTGTTTTTTCGGTTTGTCAAAAATGAAGTGGCTCTGGGTAAATTAGTGAGGTCAAGCAGCAAAAAATTGTGTGAAAACTACCAGGTGATCACTAGGATATTTCAAGGTCAAAAGTTGTTATATTTCAAACTGAATTGTTTGTGTGTTTGTGTGTATCTGATTTATAGGTCAATGCATATGGTTTTCGTATTACACATTCACTGCAGCTTCCTTATTATTTCCatttctttttagtttttttttttcattatttcAACCTAAACAACCATTTGGGGACCCAAATGGACATGGGTTGAACTTCCACATTTCTGAGATTCTTCACTATATATAGAGAACCTATTAGCTGCATTTTTTTCACAAACTCTATAGACTATCCTTGCAAATCTTTTCGAAAACAGAGCATTTTATTACTAGTAGAAAACAATTCAATTTGGAGCATTTTATTACTAGTAGAAAACAATTCAATTTCCCCTTTTGAATCCCATGGACAAATTACCTAAATGTGGAGCTAATTATGTGGCTCTTACTCCTCTCACCTTCTTAACCAGAGCCTCCAATTCTTATGCCAAACGCACCTCCATTATTTATGCCAATGTCCGCTTCACTTGGCGCCAAACCTACCAGCGTTGTTGTCGCCTCGCTTCCTCCCTCAGGTCCTTAAACATTGTCAAGAACGACGTGGTAAGTGTACCAATTCAACCTTTTAACATGATATGTATCTCTTGTTGACATATTTTTGGAATTAGTACATGACTTTTGTTTCGTTAACCAATTGGCACATCCAAATTTAAACAAGAATACaagctagcttttgagaatatggTCATATGTTAATGTTGTTATTTTCTTTATGATCCTGTAGGTCTCGGTCCTGGCACCAAATGTACCGGCCATGTTAGAAATGCATTTTGTTGTGCCAATGGCAGGAGCAGTGTTGAACGCCATCAATACAAGGCTAGACCCAAGAAATGTTGCTCTTATTCTAAAACACTCGGAAGCCAAGATCTTTTTTGTTGACTATGAATACGTCGACAAAGCTAAAAAGGCCATTGAAATTCTAATGGCAGACTTTCAAATGCCGATGCCTCTcgttgttgtcattgatgaccTCGACTCCCCTACTGGAATTCGGTTCGGGGAGCTCGAATACGAGCAATTGGTGTACCAAGGCAACCCCGAATATGTCCCTGAAAGTATTGATGATGAATGGGATCCGATTACTTTGAGCTATACATCAGGTACAACTTCAGAGCCAAAGGGAGTTGTGTACAGCCACAGAGGTGCTTTTTTAAGCACTTTGAGTTTGATTTTGGGTTGGGAAATGGGCACTGAGCCTGTGTACTTATGGTCCCTCCCAATGTTTCACTGCAATGGATGGACTTTCACATGGGGAATAGCTGCAAGGGGTGGGACCAATGTTTGCATCCGCAATACTACAGCCCATGAAATCTATTCCAACATAGCGTTACACAAGGTAACGCATATGTGCGCTGCCCCTATTGTTCTCAACATAATCCTCGAGGCCAAGCCACACGAGCAGCGCCAGATAACAAACCCAGTTCAAATACTGGTGGGGGGTTCACCCCCACCAGCACCACTTCTCGAGAAAATCGAGAGGCTGGGGTTCCACGTGGTCCATGCCTATGGGCTCACCGAGGCCACTGGACCAGCCCTGGTGTGCGAGTGGCAATCCAAGTGGAACAAATTACCCTGGGAAGATCAAGCCAAGTTAAAAGCAAGACAAGGCCTGGGCATACTAACACTTGCTGATGTTGATGTGAAGAACTTCAAGACTATGGAAAGCGTGCCTCGTGACGGGAAAACAACAGGGGAGATATGCCTGAGGGGAAGCAGTATCATGAAAGGGTACTTAAAGAACGAAAAGGCGAATTCAGAAGTATTCAAGAATGGTTGGTTTTTCACAGGAGACATGGGAGTGATTCACCCAGATGGGTATTTGGAAATCAAAGACAGATGCAAAGATGTGATCATTTCAGGTGGAGAGAACATAAGCAGCGTGGAAGTAGAAAGTGCAATAACGAAACATCCATATGTAGTAGAGGCCTCTGTTGTGGCCATGCCACATCCTAGGTGGGGTGAAAGTCCATGTGCCTTTGTTATCTTGAGGAACAACTCCACGATTAAagaatcagacatcatagcacattgTCGGAAGAACTTACCGGGATTCATGGTGCCAAAGAAGGTTCAATTTGTGGAAGAGTTGCCCAAAACTGGAACAGGGAAAGTACAGAAGAATCTTTTGAGAGCAGTTGCAAAGACATTTGTGATAAAGGAAACTGCAAATCAAACAAGCAAGAAATTAAGCCAAGTCAACTGGGAAAAGCCTCGGGTTTACGATCAAAGTCATGACCAGATTCATGCTATGTCTCGTCTTTAGTGATTGAATTTTTTTAATTTGTAGTTAGTGCATGTTAGTAAATTTGTATTCAAAACCAGTAAACCGGAAACTTGAATATATCTTGAAAAATGTAAAATGCATAAAACTGAAAATATTCGAGtccacagaattcactgtgtccttaaggaatttaatccctcactgtacccgaggttataaattacttcctcccaggataaaacggatatacTTGTTGATGGAGTAGCGGTACCTCAAACCCCACCAACTTTATCGAACGCTAATTCGGCAACAAATCACACGACTATACTATAATTTGTTTTGAAGGAGAAAGAATTCAGATTTTTGTATCTAAAATCTGAGGCAAAACCTTTGAATTTATAGACAATGAAAGGCTGAAATGGAGATGTGCTATCTAAAAGGTGCCTTTTGGGTGCATTAAAAAAGGTAACTTTtctcatttctcattcacaccttaaaaatcctagcaatcccccacatgaatggaaaTGACTCAAAGATTAAAACATGCATAAAAACTATGTGATTTGTAAGCCAGGATTAATTGcgtctggataagtaggttttcctttgaactttccgtattAAACATATGTCAGATATACTCAGTCAATCGGTaaatttgatatctttgaactgccgagctttggtgtatacctagacacCACATGTCACACAACTAACCCTTTAACCGTCTTTAGTTCTCACcattgtgttcgtttcagccatgaacactgcCTGATTTAATGAGTGCGTAGAGCATGGGCCTTTACCTAACATACTCCTTGAAGCAGCTTACACTTCACacaacttagaaaccattaaaaagcctAAGCTTTATTAACTCGTTATAAAACCTTAATGCTTTATCCTTGTTTCTAAACATTGTCTTCGTTATGAGAATAGGTTGAGTTAGTTGACAATGTTGAACtgtcattcataactttgtttgatctctttgaacctagattTTAGGATCTCACGTCTACTAGGTAGGGTTACCACCATGAAGACGTGTCCTAGGCCTTAAACCCATTCCTTCGATGATCTTTCAACCAactctctagttaggccttttgtaagtggatccgacacattatctcttgactttgcatagtcaattgtgataactccactagagagtagttgtcgaACGGTATTTTGTGTCCGTCGTATATGAAGAGATTTCCCTATACATAACACCCCCTACCCTTTCCTATTGTTGCTTGgctatcacaatgtatgcatataggtgcCACAGGTTTGGGCCGGAaaggaatatcttctaagaaattccggagtCATTCAGCTTTTTCACCGGCTTTGTCTAGAGCTACGAACTCAGACTCCACTGTAGAGCGAGCAATACATGTCTGTTTGGACGACTTTCATGGCAGCTCCACCAATACAAGACAAGTCGATTTACTAAACcggtgaagtttttatatcttcaaaccaaCT
Above is a genomic segment from Lycium barbarum isolate Lr01 chromosome 12, ASM1917538v2, whole genome shotgun sequence containing:
- the LOC132624005 gene encoding trans-cinnamate:CoA ligase, peroxisomal-like → MDKLPKCGANYVALTPLTFLTRASNSYAKRTSIIYANVRFTWRQTYQRCCRLASSLRSLNIVKNDVVSVLAPNVPAMLEMHFVVPMAGAVLNAINTRLDPRNVALILKHSEAKIFFVDYEYVDKAKKAIEILMADFQMPMPLVVVIDDLDSPTGIRFGELEYEQLVYQGNPEYVPESIDDEWDPITLSYTSGTTSEPKGVVYSHRGAFLSTLSLILGWEMGTEPVYLWSLPMFHCNGWTFTWGIAARGGTNVCIRNTTAHEIYSNIALHKVTHMCAAPIVLNIILEAKPHEQRQITNPVQILVGGSPPPAPLLEKIERLGFHVVHAYGLTEATGPALVCEWQSKWNKLPWEDQAKLKARQGLGILTLADVDVKNFKTMESVPRDGKTTGEICLRGSSIMKGYLKNEKANSEVFKNGWFFTGDMGVIHPDGYLEIKDRCKDVIISGGENISSVEVESAITKHPYVVEASVVAMPHPRWGESPCAFVILRNNSTIKESDIIAHCRKNLPGFMVPKKVQFVEELPKTGTGKVQKNLLRAVAKTFVIKETANQTSKKLSQVNWEKPRVYDQSHDQIHAMSRL